In the Solidesulfovibrio carbinoliphilus subsp. oakridgensis genome, one interval contains:
- a CDS encoding helix-turn-helix domain-containing protein, whose protein sequence is MLEVTRAPITGDDVEITVRIPRKEAESIAVDMIAREVRKALDAALAHTPEDVFGPRQPGRLIRGGRTREGWTQIELARRLGVSKTVVSDLEHGRRPISRKMAGKLAEVFGSSPLVFLA, encoded by the coding sequence ATGTTGGAAGTCACGAGGGCGCCGATTACGGGCGACGATGTTGAAATCACGGTCCGCATACCCAGGAAGGAAGCCGAATCCATAGCCGTGGACATGATCGCCAGGGAAGTTCGCAAGGCCTTGGATGCGGCCCTGGCCCACACCCCCGAAGACGTGTTCGGGCCGCGCCAGCCCGGCCGCCTTATCCGTGGCGGCCGGACTCGCGAAGGCTGGACGCAGATCGAACTTGCCAGGCGCCTGGGTGTCTCCAAAACCGTGGTCTCGGACCTGGAGCACGGGCGTCGGCCCATCAGCAGGAAAATGGCCGGGAAGCTGGCCGAGGTGTTCGGGTCGAGCCCGCTCGTGTTTCTGGCGTAG
- a CDS encoding class I SAM-dependent methyltransferase produces MGRFTLENHPIVFDPVQRLENPLSWATHIPFAMLLVDLLRPRVLVELGVHTGNSYFAFCQAVRRLGAPTRCHGVDTWQGDTHAGFYDDAIYQDVAGHNQRFADFSTLHRRPFDQAAPEFGAGQIELLHIDGLHTYEAVAHDYETWAPRVSPTAGVILFHDTQVRERGFGVWRFWREISEGRVAYEFKHGSGLGVLAVGTALPEPFLDLLDQASRSPFLEDFFASRGTELVASHVLARDCRPRPERQARLYVDTGLGYNEKESFAKAITAKTMAFSWDFPEDLPVKHLRFDPADDLCIVRLRRVAVNGQDLPLADCLEPETNFLKQNWDILFFGTLDPQIHVRLPATLEGPIARVAFELEYLLEEEACYHRIVALYDEILRQQACDMRHKDATLAQTTGELDQLKAAFARETAAFEKARQQHLANEIELRTELSRRKYHLPNPKFWKIAQPLRPLKAKLEEFFGGPKRP; encoded by the coding sequence ATGGGCAGATTCACGTTGGAAAACCATCCCATTGTCTTCGATCCGGTCCAGCGCCTGGAAAACCCGCTGTCCTGGGCGACCCATATTCCCTTTGCCATGCTCCTGGTCGACCTGCTGCGGCCGAGGGTCCTGGTCGAACTCGGCGTGCACACCGGCAATTCCTATTTCGCCTTCTGCCAGGCCGTGCGCCGCCTGGGCGCGCCCACCCGCTGCCACGGCGTCGACACCTGGCAGGGCGACACCCATGCCGGTTTCTACGACGACGCCATCTACCAGGACGTGGCCGGCCACAACCAGCGGTTCGCGGACTTCTCCACCCTCCACCGCCGTCCCTTTGACCAGGCCGCCCCGGAATTCGGCGCCGGCCAGATCGAGCTGCTCCATATCGACGGGCTGCACACCTACGAGGCCGTGGCCCACGATTACGAGACCTGGGCCCCCCGGGTCAGCCCCACCGCCGGCGTGATCCTTTTCCACGACACCCAGGTCCGGGAACGCGGTTTCGGGGTCTGGCGCTTTTGGCGCGAAATTTCCGAAGGCCGGGTCGCCTACGAATTCAAGCACGGGTCCGGGCTCGGCGTCCTGGCCGTGGGCACGGCCCTGCCCGAGCCGTTCCTGGACCTGCTGGACCAGGCTTCGCGGTCTCCGTTTCTCGAGGACTTCTTTGCCAGCCGCGGCACGGAACTCGTTGCCAGCCACGTGCTGGCCCGGGACTGCCGGCCGCGCCCCGAACGCCAGGCCCGGCTCTACGTCGATACCGGCCTTGGCTACAACGAAAAGGAATCGTTCGCCAAAGCCATCACGGCCAAGACCATGGCCTTTTCCTGGGATTTCCCCGAGGACCTGCCGGTCAAACACCTCCGGTTCGATCCGGCCGACGACCTGTGCATCGTTCGGCTGCGGCGCGTGGCCGTAAACGGCCAGGACCTGCCCCTGGCCGACTGCCTGGAGCCGGAAACGAATTTTCTCAAGCAAAACTGGGATATCCTCTTTTTCGGCACCCTTGACCCGCAGATCCACGTCAGGCTGCCGGCCACCCTCGAAGGGCCCATCGCCCGCGTGGCCTTCGAACTCGAGTACCTCCTCGAGGAGGAGGCGTGCTACCACAGGATCGTTGCGCTTTATGATGAGATCCTGCGGCAACAGGCCTGCGACATGCGGCACAAAGACGCTACGCTGGCCCAGACGACGGGCGAGCTCGACCAGTTGAAAGCGGCCTTCGCCCGGGAAACCGCCGCCTTCGAAAAAGCCAGGCAGCAGCATCTGGCCAACGAAATCGAGCTTCGCACCGAGCTGTCCCGCCGCAAATACCACCTGCCCAACCCGAAATTCTGGAAGATCGCCCAGCCCCTGCGGCCCCTGAAAGCGAAGCTGGAGGAATTTTTCGGCGGCCCCAAGCGCCCGTAG
- a CDS encoding M23 family metallopeptidase gives MDRNGRKPGSRLARIVAASLWLVLLGSGNAAAILLEKPIDCQPGRDCFVQNYVDLEPGPGYADEACGPLAYDKHKGTDFRVSFEQMQAGVAVKAAAPGLVRGLRDGMPDISFKAGGKEAIQNRECGNGVVLLHPDGMETQYCHMRNGSIRVKPGEQVTTGQVLGLVGLSGQTEFPHLHFEVRAGGQTLCPFTGRIMESGCGGAPKPLWSINTLDELPYMPSGALDGGFSDALPDIDTIFVGGKKTDPLTPQAPALLFWAGFWGVRAGDTVAMRVTAPSGEVWTTPDQTIDRNKAQLVLSLGKKRTAPWAPGPYKGEAVLTRQGANGQKTVIPVARTFTMP, from the coding sequence ATGGACAGGAACGGACGGAAACCCGGGAGCCGCTTGGCCCGGATCGTTGCGGCGAGCCTTTGGCTGGTTCTTTTGGGCAGCGGCAACGCCGCCGCCATTTTGCTGGAAAAACCCATCGACTGCCAGCCGGGGCGGGACTGCTTCGTGCAGAACTACGTCGACCTCGAGCCGGGACCGGGCTACGCCGACGAGGCCTGCGGGCCCCTGGCCTACGACAAGCACAAGGGCACGGATTTCCGCGTGTCCTTTGAGCAGATGCAGGCCGGGGTGGCGGTCAAGGCCGCCGCGCCGGGCCTGGTCCGGGGCCTGCGCGACGGCATGCCGGACATAAGTTTCAAGGCCGGCGGCAAGGAAGCGATCCAAAACCGCGAGTGCGGCAACGGTGTGGTCCTCCTCCACCCGGACGGCATGGAGACGCAGTACTGCCACATGCGAAACGGCAGCATCCGGGTCAAGCCCGGGGAGCAGGTGACCACCGGCCAGGTCCTCGGGCTGGTGGGGCTGTCCGGGCAGACGGAATTTCCCCACCTCCACTTCGAGGTGCGGGCCGGCGGCCAGACGCTTTGCCCCTTCACGGGCCGGATCATGGAAAGCGGTTGCGGCGGCGCGCCAAAGCCGCTTTGGAGCATCAATACCCTGGACGAGCTGCCCTACATGCCGAGCGGCGCCCTGGACGGGGGCTTCTCGGACGCGCTGCCCGACATCGACACCATTTTCGTGGGCGGGAAAAAGACCGATCCCCTGACGCCGCAGGCGCCGGCCCTTCTTTTCTGGGCGGGATTCTGGGGAGTGCGGGCCGGGGACACGGTGGCCATGCGGGTGACCGCCCCGTCGGGCGAGGTCTGGACCACGCCGGACCAGACGATCGACCGCAACAAGGCCCAACTCGTCCTTAGCCTCGGCAAGAAGCGCACCGCCCCCTGGGCCCCGGGCCCCTACAAGGGGGAGGCCGTGCTGACCCGGCAGGGCGCGAACGGCCAGAAAACGGTCATCCCCGTGGCCCGGACCTTCACCATGCCCTGA
- a CDS encoding ABC transporter permease produces the protein MSSLSYPTWASRAKRTAHLFFELVLRDFKAGFLGSYLSVVWAFLQPGITVLLLWFVFEVGFRAGPQGDRPFILWLLAGLIPWFFFSEAWAAATQSILGYRYLVKNIVFPLGILPLVKIGSSLIVHMFFLVVVVGILVAYRQHPGWALLQIPYYLAGSLVLLVGLSWLTSSLIVFIPDVGYMVATCIQFGFWFTPIMWNIGMVPARYVPWIALNPAYYLIDGYRRAFLYGGWFWERPMLTGYFWLVTLAIFFTGRIVFQKLRPHFADVI, from the coding sequence GTGAGCAGCTTGTCATATCCCACATGGGCCTCCCGGGCCAAACGGACCGCCCACCTTTTTTTCGAACTGGTCCTGCGGGACTTCAAGGCCGGATTTCTCGGCTCGTACCTGAGCGTGGTCTGGGCCTTTCTGCAACCCGGCATCACCGTGCTGCTTCTGTGGTTCGTCTTCGAGGTCGGCTTTCGGGCCGGGCCCCAGGGCGACCGGCCCTTTATCCTCTGGCTCTTGGCCGGGCTCATCCCCTGGTTTTTTTTCTCGGAAGCCTGGGCCGCCGCTACCCAATCGATCCTGGGCTACCGCTATCTGGTCAAAAACATCGTCTTCCCCTTGGGCATCCTGCCCCTGGTCAAGATCGGTTCCTCGCTCATCGTCCACATGTTCTTTCTGGTCGTGGTCGTGGGCATCCTGGTCGCCTACCGCCAGCATCCCGGCTGGGCCCTGCTGCAGATCCCCTATTATCTGGCCGGTTCGCTGGTGCTGCTGGTCGGCCTCTCCTGGCTGACGTCAAGCCTCATCGTCTTCATTCCGGACGTCGGCTACATGGTCGCCACCTGCATTCAGTTCGGGTTTTGGTTCACCCCCATTATGTGGAACATCGGGATGGTGCCGGCCCGGTATGTGCCCTGGATTGCGCTCAATCCGGCCTACTATCTCATCGACGGCTATCGCCGCGCCTTTCTCTACGGCGGATGGTTCTGGGAACGCCCGATGCTGACCGGCTATTTCTGGCTCGTCACCCTGGCGATTTTTTTCACCGGGCGCATCGTGTTTCAAAAGCTGCGCCCCCATTTCGCGGACGTCATCTGA
- a CDS encoding acyltransferase: protein MREDLQPFDGPGPEAPTAGAACADMGLPPVVAGHPGVTSLGPGCRLAPSLSVWDRGGPAAAPAVVALGEAVVIGELVRIVVTSPDDFPQARVAVGNRVAIDVGCYLSGEGGLTLEDDVVVGPHVKILSAGHAIGTEHVAIVGNALTYGPVRIGRGARIGAGSIILPGRCVGAGAVVGPGSVVTRDVPPLARVAGNPARLVSA, encoded by the coding sequence ATGCGCGAAGACCTGCAGCCTTTTGACGGGCCAGGCCCGGAAGCCCCGACCGCTGGGGCGGCCTGTGCCGACATGGGATTGCCCCCGGTCGTGGCCGGCCATCCGGGCGTCACCAGCCTCGGCCCGGGCTGCCGGCTGGCCCCCTCCCTTTCCGTCTGGGACCGGGGAGGGCCGGCAGCCGCGCCGGCCGTGGTGGCCCTGGGCGAGGCGGTGGTCATCGGGGAACTGGTCCGCATCGTCGTGACCTCGCCCGACGACTTTCCCCAGGCCCGGGTGGCGGTGGGCAATCGGGTGGCCATCGACGTGGGCTGTTACCTTTCCGGCGAAGGCGGCCTGACCCTGGAAGACGACGTGGTCGTCGGCCCCCATGTCAAGATCCTTTCGGCCGGCCACGCCATCGGGACGGAACACGTGGCCATCGTCGGCAACGCCCTGACCTACGGGCCGGTGCGGATCGGCCGGGGCGCCCGGATCGGGGCCGGGAGCATCATCCTGCCGGGCCGCTGCGTCGGGGCCGGGGCCGTGGTCGGCCCCGGTTCCGTGGTCACGCGGGACGTGCCGCCCCTGGCCCGGGTGGCGGGCAATCCGGCCCGCCTTGTTTCCGCCTGA
- a CDS encoding ABC transporter ATP-binding protein: protein MDIATGAVVAAGLTKAYRLYGSPLDRLKESLHLFKKQFHSLFYALNGLDLEVAPGESVGIIGKNGAGKSTLLKLITGVITPTAGTVAVGGTISALLELGAGFNPELTGRENILFGATLAGRTKKEALAGLDDVIAFAELGEFIDQPVKSYSSGMYVRLAFAAAIHVDPDILIVDEALSVGDIRFQQKCLRTIEGFQKRGKTILFVSHDMNAILAFCHRVVWIMDGKVFRQGVTKDVVRDFISYMSYGELPPEDTDRAASGPPEAEAAVAAPGVMESTEGRDSFGNGAAVIEQVSLSLAGGGERVTVLTGGETVSLRAVVTAVRPLHSPLFGFFVTDEKGNPVTGSNSSALGQPLAPLLPGQRRLVETTFTFPFLRDGTYPLSVAIGDGTYDDHQLAHWVHDASVLRVISHDRVSHSGHLLLLKDVRFQESELEDS, encoded by the coding sequence ATGGACATCGCCACAGGAGCCGTCGTGGCCGCCGGCCTCACCAAGGCCTATCGGCTCTACGGTTCGCCCCTGGACCGGCTCAAGGAGAGCCTGCATCTTTTCAAGAAGCAGTTTCACTCCCTTTTTTACGCCCTAAACGGCCTGGACCTGGAAGTGGCCCCGGGCGAGTCCGTGGGCATCATCGGCAAGAACGGCGCGGGAAAATCCACGCTTTTAAAGCTCATCACCGGCGTCATCACCCCCACCGCCGGCACGGTGGCCGTCGGCGGCACCATTTCCGCCCTCCTGGAACTCGGCGCCGGGTTCAACCCGGAGCTGACCGGCCGGGAGAACATCCTTTTTGGCGCCACCCTGGCCGGCCGCACCAAAAAGGAAGCCCTGGCCGGCCTGGACGACGTCATCGCCTTTGCCGAGCTCGGCGAGTTCATCGACCAGCCGGTCAAAAGCTATTCGAGCGGCATGTACGTCCGCCTGGCCTTTGCCGCGGCCATCCACGTCGATCCGGACATCCTGATCGTGGACGAGGCCCTGAGCGTCGGCGACATCCGGTTCCAGCAAAAATGCCTGCGCACCATCGAAGGGTTCCAGAAGCGCGGCAAGACCATCCTCTTCGTCTCCCACGACATGAACGCCATCCTGGCCTTTTGCCACCGGGTGGTCTGGATCATGGACGGCAAGGTCTTTCGCCAGGGCGTGACCAAGGATGTGGTGCGCGATTTCATTTCCTACATGTCCTACGGCGAACTGCCGCCCGAGGACACGGACCGGGCGGCCTCCGGGCCCCCCGAGGCCGAGGCGGCCGTGGCCGCCCCGGGCGTGATGGAATCGACCGAGGGGCGCGATTCCTTTGGCAACGGCGCGGCCGTCATCGAGCAGGTGTCCTTGAGCCTGGCCGGGGGAGGGGAACGGGTCACGGTGCTGACCGGCGGGGAAACGGTCTCCCTGCGGGCGGTGGTGACCGCCGTGCGGCCCCTGCACAGTCCCCTTTTCGGGTTTTTCGTCACCGACGAGAAGGGCAACCCGGTGACGGGGTCCAACTCCTCGGCCCTGGGCCAGCCGCTCGCCCCGCTGTTGCCGGGGCAGCGCCGGCTGGTGGAGACCACCTTCACCTTCCCCTTCCTGCGGGACGGCACCTACCCCTTGTCCGTGGCCATCGGCGACGGCACCTACGATGACCACCAGCTGGCCCATTGGGTCCACGATGCCTCGGTCTTGCGGGTCATCTCCCATGACCGGGTCTCGCACAGCGGCCATCTGCTGTTGCTCAAAGACGTGCGGTTTCAGGAATCCGAGCTTGAGGATTCATAA
- a CDS encoding glycosyltransferase family 2 protein, giving the protein MAPQHVEIAVCIPCYNEAPTVAQVVARVRRALPEAVVYVYDNASSDDTARIAAAAGAVVRTEARRGKGNVVRRMFADIEADIYVLADGDDTYHLDSAPEMIRLLRQGPCDMVNGARVTTRGAAYRAGHRFGNAFFSRLVGLMFGARIEDMLSGFKVFSRRFVKSFPALSSGFEIETEILVHALEMGVAMAEVKTPYKERPEGSHSKLATFRDGGRILRAIFTLLRAERPLAFFGSIAAVLALLCLAIGLPVVFEYFATGVVPRFPSAFLAAALGGIAVNCFFTGLILDLVRTGRHEAKKLAYLSHRPPHDDPVPETRAEPGASA; this is encoded by the coding sequence ATGGCTCCGCAGCACGTTGAGATCGCGGTCTGCATCCCGTGCTACAACGAAGCGCCGACCGTCGCCCAGGTGGTCGCCCGGGTCCGGCGCGCGCTCCCGGAAGCCGTGGTCTATGTCTACGACAACGCCTCCAGCGACGACACGGCCCGCATCGCCGCCGCGGCCGGGGCCGTGGTCCGGACCGAAGCCCGGCGCGGCAAGGGCAACGTCGTGCGCCGGATGTTCGCGGACATCGAGGCCGACATCTACGTCCTGGCCGACGGCGACGACACCTACCACCTGGACAGCGCGCCGGAGATGATCCGGCTGTTGCGCCAGGGACCCTGCGACATGGTCAACGGGGCCCGGGTCACCACCCGGGGGGCCGCCTACCGGGCCGGCCACCGGTTCGGCAACGCCTTTTTCAGCCGCCTGGTCGGCCTTATGTTCGGGGCCCGCATCGAGGACATGCTGTCGGGCTTCAAGGTCTTTTCCAGACGGTTCGTCAAGTCGTTCCCCGCCCTGTCCTCGGGTTTCGAGATCGAAACCGAGATCCTGGTCCATGCCCTGGAAATGGGCGTGGCCATGGCCGAGGTGAAGACCCCGTACAAGGAGCGGCCCGAGGGCTCGCACAGCAAGCTGGCCACCTTCCGCGACGGCGGGCGGATCCTGCGCGCCATTTTCACCCTGCTTCGGGCCGAGCGGCCCCTGGCCTTTTTCGGCAGCATCGCCGCCGTTCTGGCCCTGCTGTGTCTGGCCATCGGGCTGCCGGTGGTCTTCGAATACTTCGCCACCGGCGTGGTGCCCCGGTTTCCGTCGGCCTTTCTGGCCGCCGCCCTGGGGGGCATCGCCGTGAACTGCTTTTTTACGGGACTTATCCTCGATCTGGTCCGCACGGGCCGCCATGAGGCGAAAAAGCTCGCCTACCTGTCCCACCGGCCCCCCCACGACGACCCAGTCCCGGAAACCCGCGCCGAACCGGGCGCATCCGCCTAA
- a CDS encoding glycosyltransferase — translation MKQQGVPDLTTSHPGIDILEPGCRVSPTCTVRRPGDTADAALIRLGRDCTLLDNVRLVVADPRESPASGLTLGDRVIVNVGCYLSGEGGLVIEDEVLLGPHVQILSAGQGLEPAQAGAAPNPSAPAPVAIERGAWIGAGAIILPGCRVGAGAVVGAGSVVASDVPPLAVVAGNPARVMRRRLDTAAGPEGPEAPGLPAGPDPAEEHGVLRLLYDDLKSAHAALRRERDLLQNNYLVLEKGYLDLKDENENLGHRCRDLREEGSQHDARCAAVLEESEALRKHYVRLEEGYKNLLRQYEAVRLAQAGMVQILQSRRHLTRYYLQKMLFGIDAVQASQLRSFAWLLRHRLRPRTRWNTLRDRYRQFGWPGVARLFYEFALRQWKGDQGAAGEAADPAVSLETAKARLREQAEAGFRDFLASDETIRFAPGDRPWLSIVLVLWGQAELTLACLRALAGEAGEGVEIVIVDNASPDATPSLLDRVHGATILRNQDNVGFLLAANQGAMAAAAPLVLFLNNDAVPRPGSLGQARALLAADAGIGAVGGRILLPDGRLQEAGCVVWSDGSCAGYLRGEAAEAPEALFRRDVDFCSGVFLMTRTGLFKELGGFDEAFAPAYYEEVDYCMRLWEHGARVVYDPWIVVDHYEYGSAGSSEAAAKRMATNQKRFQAKHARALADQESAALAGAMLRARMRGTGAARVLYVDDRVPRPDLGGGFPRAQALLAALGEHGLFATVVSLAEPMTTPARRPDDGLPPGFEVMPGLTPDKLVELLEARQGYYDLFFVSRPSNMERLAFLFTEQAGLLGDMAVLYDAEAVWAFRDIHRAAVFGHPMPERQIAQALRQELDLARPAACVLAVSETEREVFRQGGYGDVRVLSHAVAACPTRTPFAERADILFVGALFTPGSPNVDSMVWFVEKVMPLLRRANLGARLIVAGRNDALPRSFAARPDVVLLGRVDDLSAWYGKCRIFVAPTRFSAGIPLKIVEAAGYGLPVVATSLLARQLGWNDGVELLVGDDPETFARQCLRLYREPDLWATVQAGALARIDREYSRDCFHDAVAALLADYPAGRRRPEGA, via the coding sequence GTGAAACAGCAAGGCGTGCCGGATCTCACCACCAGTCATCCGGGCATCGACATTCTGGAGCCGGGCTGCCGGGTCAGCCCGACCTGCACGGTCCGGCGGCCCGGCGACACGGCCGATGCCGCCCTCATCCGCCTGGGGCGGGACTGCACCCTCCTCGACAACGTGCGCCTGGTGGTGGCGGACCCCCGGGAATCGCCGGCCTCGGGCCTGACCCTCGGCGACCGGGTCATCGTCAACGTGGGCTGCTACCTGTCCGGCGAAGGGGGCCTTGTCATCGAGGACGAGGTCCTGCTTGGGCCCCACGTCCAGATCCTTTCGGCCGGGCAGGGCCTGGAGCCGGCCCAAGCCGGCGCCGCGCCGAACCCCTCGGCCCCGGCGCCGGTGGCCATCGAACGCGGGGCCTGGATCGGGGCCGGGGCCATCATCCTGCCGGGCTGCCGGGTGGGGGCCGGGGCCGTGGTGGGCGCCGGATCGGTGGTCGCCTCGGACGTGCCGCCCCTGGCGGTGGTGGCCGGCAACCCGGCCAGGGTCATGCGCCGGCGTCTGGACACGGCGGCCGGGCCGGAAGGGCCGGAGGCGCCCGGACTGCCGGCCGGGCCGGACCCGGCCGAGGAGCACGGGGTCCTCAGGCTTCTTTACGACGATCTCAAAAGCGCCCATGCGGCCCTTCGCCGGGAACGGGACCTCTTGCAGAACAACTATCTTGTTCTGGAAAAAGGCTACCTGGACCTCAAAGACGAAAACGAGAACCTGGGCCACCGCTGCCGGGACCTGCGGGAGGAGGGCTCGCAGCACGACGCCCGGTGCGCCGCCGTGCTGGAAGAAAGCGAGGCCCTGCGCAAGCACTATGTCCGGCTCGAAGAGGGCTACAAAAACCTGCTGCGCCAGTACGAGGCCGTCAGGCTGGCCCAGGCCGGCATGGTCCAGATCCTCCAGTCCCGGCGGCACTTGACCCGGTATTATCTCCAGAAAATGCTGTTCGGCATCGACGCGGTCCAGGCCTCGCAGCTGCGGTCCTTTGCCTGGTTGCTGCGCCATCGCCTGCGCCCCCGGACCCGCTGGAACACCCTGCGCGACCGGTACCGCCAGTTCGGCTGGCCCGGCGTGGCCCGTCTTTTCTACGAATTCGCCCTGCGCCAGTGGAAGGGCGACCAGGGGGCGGCGGGCGAGGCGGCCGATCCGGCCGTTTCCCTGGAAACGGCCAAGGCCCGGCTCCGGGAGCAGGCCGAGGCCGGGTTCCGGGACTTTCTGGCCTCCGACGAGACCATCCGTTTCGCCCCGGGCGACCGCCCCTGGCTGTCCATTGTCCTCGTGCTCTGGGGCCAGGCCGAGCTGACCCTGGCCTGCCTGCGGGCCCTGGCCGGCGAGGCCGGGGAGGGCGTGGAAATCGTCATCGTGGACAACGCCTCGCCCGACGCCACGCCAAGCCTTCTCGACCGGGTCCACGGGGCCACCATCCTGCGCAACCAGGACAACGTGGGCTTTCTTTTGGCCGCCAACCAGGGGGCCATGGCCGCGGCCGCGCCGCTCGTCCTCTTTCTGAACAACGACGCCGTGCCGCGTCCCGGGAGCCTCGGGCAGGCCCGGGCTCTCCTGGCGGCCGATGCCGGCATCGGAGCCGTCGGCGGCCGCATCCTCCTGCCAGACGGCCGGCTCCAGGAGGCCGGCTGCGTGGTGTGGAGCGACGGGTCGTGCGCCGGCTACCTCCGGGGCGAGGCCGCCGAGGCGCCCGAGGCCCTGTTCCGCCGGGACGTGGATTTCTGCTCCGGCGTCTTCCTCATGACCAGGACCGGGCTTTTCAAGGAACTCGGAGGCTTTGACGAGGCCTTTGCCCCGGCCTACTACGAGGAGGTCGACTACTGCATGCGCCTGTGGGAACACGGGGCCCGGGTGGTCTACGACCCCTGGATCGTGGTCGACCACTACGAATACGGCAGCGCCGGATCGAGCGAGGCCGCCGCAAAGCGCATGGCCACCAACCAGAAACGGTTCCAGGCCAAGCACGCCCGGGCCCTGGCCGACCAGGAATCCGCCGCCCTGGCCGGGGCCATGCTCCGGGCCCGGATGCGCGGGACCGGGGCCGCACGCGTGCTCTACGTCGACGACCGGGTGCCGCGTCCGGACCTGGGCGGCGGGTTTCCGCGCGCCCAGGCCCTGCTTGCCGCCCTGGGGGAACACGGCCTGTTCGCCACGGTGGTGTCCCTGGCCGAACCCATGACCACGCCGGCCAGGCGTCCCGACGACGGGCTGCCGCCCGGCTTCGAGGTCATGCCGGGCCTGACCCCGGACAAGCTGGTCGAGCTTCTGGAAGCGCGGCAAGGCTACTACGACCTGTTTTTCGTCAGCCGGCCGTCCAACATGGAGCGCCTGGCCTTCCTGTTCACGGAGCAGGCCGGGCTGCTCGGGGACATGGCCGTCCTGTACGACGCCGAGGCCGTGTGGGCCTTCCGGGACATCCACCGGGCCGCCGTGTTCGGCCATCCCATGCCCGAGCGGCAGATCGCCCAGGCCCTGCGCCAGGAACTGGACCTGGCCCGGCCGGCGGCCTGCGTGCTGGCGGTGTCCGAAACGGAGCGGGAGGTCTTTCGCCAGGGCGGCTACGGCGACGTCCGGGTCCTGTCCCACGCCGTGGCGGCCTGCCCCACCCGGACGCCCTTTGCCGAGCGGGCCGACATCCTGTTTGTGGGGGCCCTCTTCACGCCCGGCTCGCCCAACGTCGATTCCATGGTCTGGTTCGTGGAAAAGGTCATGCCGCTGTTGCGCCGGGCGAATCTCGGCGCCAGGCTGATCGTGGCCGGCCGCAACGACGCCCTGCCCCGGTCCTTTGCCGCGCGCCCGGACGTGGTGCTGCTGGGAAGGGTGGACGACCTGTCCGCCTGGTATGGCAAGTGCCGGATTTTCGTCGCCCCCACCCGTTTCTCCGCCGGCATTCCCCTGAAGATCGTGGAAGCGGCCGGC